Within the Hippoglossus stenolepis isolate QCI-W04-F060 chromosome 2, HSTE1.2, whole genome shotgun sequence genome, the region AGCATCTCTTGGCTATAGTGTCAGATATAATGAGTCAGATATGAGAGTGgcatcaatcatcaatcatctAACTCTCAGTAAGAAAGTGAGTGAGCGAATTGCCTCAAAATACCAAACTCTTCCCATAAGGTTCTCTGTGTAACTGTGCAGTGTTTCAGGTGTGAGAAAGACTCCACTGTTCACTGTGTTATgacctgcctgtctctctgtttgtgtgcatgtcgTAATGAATCAAAGTCCCTGCTTTCCTCTTGTCTTCCCCATCATCAGTTGAAGTGGTAATAATCTGTTCCTTCTTTCAGCTGCAAAGAGTTCAGGTTCTCCTCCAACACACCTCCCGTCATGTcctgcagataaacacaacatgtgagATTCAAGGGGAAGAGAAAACACGATGGAAGGCACATATGCTGCTGAAAACAGTGGAAGCATTATGATTTTCCCTGTTGACTAAACTTGTCTTCATGGTCCTCCGCTGTGTATTTTGTTTGAACTGCTCTGATCTGAAGCCAAAGGTTATATACAGACTAAAGACATCCAGACTGACCCACAGTAAACTGGGCTCAACCTCGGCCTATGAGAACAGTTCAAATGAATATATGTGTTGATTATAGTTATTTGACATCTGGATTTAAACGTGTCTGATTGAGTCCAGGTGTtagcttgtatgtgtgtgtgtgtgtgtgtgtgtgtgtgtgtgtgtgtgtgtgtgtgtgtgtgtgtgtgtgtgtgtgtgtgtgtttcatagagaaatagagagagggagcatgATAGAGTCCAGGTCTCCTTGTCCTCTGATTACGTCTCCCAGTTCACATAATTGAGCAATTAGTAGTCCCCGTAGGTGGGGTCACTCTAGATTTCATGTCTGAATCTGGCTGAGTGATAAATAGGCAATTAGAGATTTGGCTCCCAGAattgccgtgtgtgtgtgtgtgtgtgtgtgtgtgtgtgtgtgtgtgtgtgtgtgtgtgtgtgtgtgtgtgtgtgtgttactgtatatgaatgaaaaatgattcaACTAGAATAGTAAAAGGGCTCTGCAGTAGCTTTAAATAGAGTCAGGATTTTAGActataaaatataacaacaaaacatgatACATGCAAACTGAACAGTGACAAAAACATCAGATGTTTGTGCAAGCACCTCGTGATCAAAGATCCGGCTGTGGCCTCGACCCAGTTCCTGACTTCctcatcctctgtgtgtgtgtgtgtgtgtgtgtgttatgtccTGTGCCGGGCACACGCCCTTATTATTATGTGATTAACGTAGATTACAGACCTGAGGGACTGAGGCccagaaacaacaaacatacaacacacaactgCTCACCAGTTTAACACAGACGATGAAGGGGGCGGAGGCAGCTTTGTAGTGCACAATTGGGATTTTTGGCCTCGGTATTTCCTGGGAGGATATCATCGGAAAGTTGCTTTATTCAAAATATCGTTGGCTTAATGACCTTGCATTTTTGTAACCAAAATAACATATTACACTAAAGTACTCATGTGTTGTGGACCTCACCTTGGATTCTTCATATGTGTAAAACCCTTTCTGGATCTTGTTCTCATCCACATCACAGAAAGCTTTGACCTGATAAATGGATCAGGGAGGTGATGAGTGCTGGCACACGTTCACATACCATAACTTCTTCCACCAGTTCTTTTCACTGGGAGAGACCAAAAACACTGGTAATATATATTTTGGTCAACGCATCACAGGTGACGTAGCATACTTTTTTCCGATTAGCCGGACTCAGGCATCGGTACAGCTTCCGGCCCTGTTTCCCAGCGTTCCATATGGTGAAGCCGCTCCATTGGCTGAGAACTCTCTCCTGCAGGAAGTCCACTCGCAGCTTCCAAATGGTTTCCCTGGATACGGATGAGGAGAGGATCAGAGGATGGACTTAGGGATACAAACTTAGAATTAGAGACGTAACCTGCAGATCTGAGTCAAGATTGTTTGCTCAATTTAGTAtgaaacaactttattttatcggaaaatgagaaaaaaaaactagttCAAAATACCCTTTACCCACCTCCCAGTCCCAAACCTTCctcacccacccctccctctTTACCCACTCCTTATAACAAACCCTTCTCCCCTCACTTCCAATACCCATTGCATGCATTCCTTCTGCATATGTAAATCGTGTAAATCGTGTAAATAAATCTAATAAATTGAATAACATCTACCTCTGTGTCTTTTCTGAATATAGACAAAGAGTCCAATAAAGTTTTCAGGGGTAACAGCGAACACAGCAAGGGAAGTCATTTTTGAATATATAACAGTAACTGCCAGTCCTATTAATCAATATATTACACAATCACAGCATGTCACACTTTTGCCTATGGTTCACAGCTTATATCACCATTAAATCATCATCTACAAATCCAGATCCCTTTTAACAGTTGCCTTTACATAATGAAGGCTTAACCTCATCTAGAAACAAAACTCACAGCCCTTTAGCAGAGTCTGACAGGATTCTTATTCCTGTCATACTCAAAAAGTATAGCAattgctcctgagtgaaagttatggttttaaactcttctttatgagaagagaatgaaaaacatttgtcaatTTATAATTCTGAGGTCGATCAGTTTACACAATGCAAAATCCTTACATCGATATCTATCGGACTGCTATTGATGAATATTATATTGTGATGATTCcttgttttattgctcagcaCTAGAATTGTGTAGCATGGTGTCCAGTGCTCAGTGAGTGTACAGTAACCacttcctcccccctctctgtctctcacacacacagaggcatgCACTGATACTGAGCACTCTCACCTCCTGATGTGAACATCTGATTGTGTCTAACCGTGGGCCTCAAACAAAGCtaaacccaccaccaccatcctgCAGCACGGGTGGTCTCTAGATTTACTTTTTATACATTCTCTATACAGACTTTCATTCAAAGACATGGCAGCAACATGGCAGAGATTTACTCTAAACTGTATCTGCATACACTCACTGAACCTTTCATCCATTTCATATCCTGCGGatcaaaagacaaacacactttcacacacactggtaTAGATTCACATACACAGCGGGtgcacaaacatatacacactcatgcaggcacacccacatttataaacacagacTTTCCATGTTGAGAGGCTCCTCGTCTCAGTTTCTCTGTGACACCATCTTAACTTCCACAACactcagtttattaggaacagcTCAAACCGAAGCAGTCTGATACAACCGTTCTGCAATAAATCCTCCCTTCATGAAGAAAATATTGTTCCGTTTTTATTGGTACTGtgttaaagtgtaacttcatcCAGCTCTGAGCCTCACTCCAGGCACTGAtgattttgaaaaatgcaaaaaaaacatggcagggGACTGGTGGGGTGACAGAGGTGGAGCCGGCTGTGAGTGTGACAGTGTCATTGTAGTGACATTTGCAGGACATAATAAATGGAGAGCGACACAGAATCGCGAGGCACCTTTTCCACAGAGGGCTCTGTGGCTCTATGAAGTGGGCATTatgctacatccacattactacgttttcatttgaaaatgcatcaactctcGGTGTCCGCACGACTCCAGAGTGTTACAGCTGCTAAAACCGTAGATTGCAAACGCTGTTGGCCctgctttagtttgaaaacttttaGTCTAGACTGGCTGGAGATGCTTGGAAACGATGACGAAGACACTCACAACCGCAgcgtagccttcgctgattcgtcaggctcctatcacatgacccccttcacACAATCAGCATTAGCCTCGGCAATTAGtgaagaacacaacatggataatcaacTTAAAACTGATACAGGGCCAAAACGCTCCtgggacagagattgttttagtttgagaaTGCTGTTTTCAAATAGAAATGTAGTAGTACGGATGTTCTAGTGTGGTGGAGGGCCCTGGTGATTAGTGCACGCCGTCAGCTCCAGCTCAGTTACACTCTCGGGGCCGAGGCAATGCAAGCGCAAGTGAGGGTGGAGGCAAAAGGGTAACgtaatgtaattatttattataagtCTGATAAGATATGTGTTTCGCCACAGTCAttttataatttagtttacagctaaaaaaaaaccaATTTAAGTGTGCAGCATCACAATTAAGAGGTGTTATTTCAATTCTTCAATCAGATAGTGCTGTTGAGTGATATTGTGACAGGtgttccttttattttgtccacaTAGCTAAAACTGAACTTAATAAACCTCATGAAAGGAGGATTTATTGCACGACTGTTGGGTTACTTTTagcttgttgtgtgtgtgtgtgtatgtgtacactAACTAttctatctatagttatgagggacaattttggttcaataccatcatgtGGGAAagttttggctggtcctcacaattccatgggctgtttgagggttaagatttggttttagggttaggttagaattaggtttaggttagggttaggcatttagttgtgatggttaaggttagggtcagggctagggaatgtataaTGTCAAAtatagagagacgtgcatgtgtgtgtgtgtgtgtgtgtgtgtgtgtgtgtgtgtgtgtgtgtgtgtgtgtgtgtgtgtgtgtgtgtgtgtgtgtgtgtgtgtgtgtgtgtgtgacagaaaagaaGACGATAGCTTCATTCAGCCGAAGAGCGGAAGTGGGTAGGCTGTGGATAGGAAGGGGCGACAAGAAGTGGGGGAGAGTGGAAAGTGGGCAAGGCCAGCTTGAAATAGGCCTCCGAAAATAGACAGCTGATAGATGAAGACAGAGTAGGATGATCGCTGAAGGAGTGCGTCAACGCGGGCAGATATATGAGCGGTGGAcagacgaagaggaggaaggaaggaaagaggaaaggaaggagggataACAGGAAAGAGGGGATGAAAGGGAGGGCGgtgtcggggggggggcaggaaaGACCTTCTTCTTTGGTGTGATTTACATTTTGaagtagaaacacacacacagacacacacacctgcagacactACATGACCCTGCTGAAGCACAAGCAACAGCAGGAATGTCCAGCTCCTTCagatacatcacacacacacacacacacacacacacacacacacacacacacacacacacaccatgtaaaACACGTCTGTTAACAACAAGTTCAGATTTCCTTCCAGTCGCATCTGAGAGATACTGAAAACAGATCTAGAAACACAtcaagaaaacatgatgacaatttccaaaaacatttcatagaaaatgaaaacatgcctatacgtgcatgtgtgacagTATCGAGCCCTCAGAAAATGAGGGATGGCAGTGAGCAGCTGAGAGAATGTGGAAGATTAACACGCCATCCaaatatgtgtgtatgagtgcaGCTGAGTGGGGATGAGGGGTGTGCAGTGAGACTGACTCTGTTACTGAGTGTGTGGCGGCTTTCTCGTGGTAACGGTACACCAGCAGGCACTGGTTGACCCTGGACAGACCCCCTCCCTGGCGAAGACTCTGGTAGAAGAAGAGCAGATCCTCTGGGACTccctggagaggaggaagtagagactTTGAATCACTGAATAAATATGAGCTCTGGGCACCGAATCAGAGGTTTGGAACCAGTCCAACATTtcatatatttgaattaaaCGTGGACTGATAGTGACAACTGACCACAGAGTGATGTTATCTCGAGTAAAATCAGAAAAAcctacacagatacacacagttGTGGTGTGAACTCTCACCTTGCCTCCCTCGTCAAATGGTTCGACCTTCAGGAACCAGTTCCTTGAGCAGAACCACGTCGGCATGACAACGGTGGGGCCATGAGATGTGAACACCTGaaacatcaaaacatttcagaaaagaaCACTATATAAAAATGCCAATGATTCCTAaaatgtcgttatcaaaccctgaCTACAAAGGAATGGaactgaggcttgatattttacagttaaaccataaacatttgttataaataactataaataaaaataaaacacaaatacaatttaatataaaattgaaattaaggacaaaatctaatataaaaagaaaacatagatgcatatctttt harbors:
- the b3gntl1 gene encoding UDP-GlcNAc:betaGal beta-1,3-N-acetylglucosaminyltransferase-like protein 1 isoform X1, giving the protein MNPPKRLRTGGGGGAETPRGEREEAGRQVDVSIVMPVHNASCWLDECLQPISEQDFTGSMELSVYDDASTDDSRKVVEGWRKRLEARGVSVVISGHSSAQPKGVGYAKNMAISQSCGKYLCFQDADDVMSPHRVRLQYEASLLNPNALIGCRVQRLPEGSTERYTRWINTITQEQLMTQVFTSHGPTVVMPTWFCSRNWFLKVEPFDEGGKGVPEDLLFFYQSLRQGGGLSRVNQCLLVYRYHEKAATHSVTEETIWKLRVDFLQERVLSQWSGFTIWNAGKQGRKLYRCLSPANRKKVKAFCDVDENKIQKGFYTYEESKEIPRPKIPIVHYKAASAPFIVCVKLDMTGGVLEENLNSLQLKEGTDYYHFN
- the b3gntl1 gene encoding UDP-GlcNAc:betaGal beta-1,3-N-acetylglucosaminyltransferase-like protein 1 isoform X2, whose translation is MPVHNASCWLDECLQPISEQDFTGSMELSVYDDASTDDSRKVVEGWRKRLEARGVSVVISGHSSAQPKGVGYAKNMAISQSCGKYLCFQDADDVMSPHRVRLQYEASLLNPNALIGCRVQRLPEGSTERYTRWINTITQEQLMTQVFTSHGPTVVMPTWFCSRNWFLKVEPFDEGGKGVPEDLLFFYQSLRQGGGLSRVNQCLLVYRYHEKAATHSVTEETIWKLRVDFLQERVLSQWSGFTIWNAGKQGRKLYRCLSPANRKKVKAFCDVDENKIQKGFYTYEESKEIPRPKIPIVHYKAASAPFIVCVKLDMTGGVLEENLNSLQLKEGTDYYHFN